Below is a genomic region from Pseudomonas berkeleyensis.
TTGCGCGGCTAACGGTGAGAATGCTCGGATGCCATCTGGGAGATCGTCCAGGCTGCGGATAACTTCCGAGCCTGGGCAGGTGCGACGCTAGTTGCGCTGCAGGAATCCCTGCAGCAGCTGGTGCACCCGCTCGCTCAGTTCACGATTGGCCGCCACCGGCAGACCACGCGCCAGCTCGGCTTCGACCACCTGCTCGACCAGCGGGCGCAATTGCAGCAGTTGGGCGCTGAGGCCTTCCAACTGGTCGGCACGGGGCAACGAGCTCTGCAGCAGCGGGTTGACCAGATGCCCGACGATCATCTGCACGATGCCTGTGGACACCTGCTCGACATGCCGGCGAATCGACTCCAGTTCATCGAACAGCGCCGGCAGCGGGATACCGGCGCGATACAACTCCACGCCAGCAGCGAACAGACGCGGGCTGGGTACGCTCAGGTGATCGCCAGCGAACTGCAGCAACCCCAGGGCCTGAGCGCGGTCGATTACGGCGTCATCCAGATCGCTGCCAAAGATCGCCTGCAACTCGGCGAACTCCAGCCGCCCCGGCTGCTCGGGCTCACCTGGGCCACGAATGGCCTGCTCGAGCCCCAGCACATGGGCCAGATCACGCCCCTGCGCCCATGCCTCGAACAACTCGCGAATACTGACGATGCTGTAGCCACGTTCGAGCAACTGGCCAATCAGACGCAGACGCGCCATATGTTCCCCGCCATAGATGCCGACACGCCCGCGGCGTTCTGGCGGCGGTAGCAGACCACGATCCTGATAGGCGCGCACGTTACGCACAGTGGTCTGCGCAGCCTGGGCCAATTCGTCCACCGTGTATTCGGCGGCGACTGCCGCAGCCACGGGCGCGGCACTACCCAGAAGGCGTTGGAAAAATGCGGAGGCTTGAGTCATGCCGCGATCATAGCCCTGCGCCAGCAAGGCTCACAACCGCCCCAACCAAGGGCTGGACTTGCTCGCAGCCGCCGCCTGGGAAACCCGCTAATTGCACCAGCAAGGCCCATTCCAGAGCACCTGGCACCTTGAGGTAACGCCGTAACGCTCCACTGCCACTTGATCCCGGGATGACTAGGCAAGTGCGCGTGGGCGCACAACAATGACGATTACATCAAACAATGTAATCGTTACCTCCCTGGAGCCTGCCATGCACCCGCTCGCTATCCGCCTGGGCCTTGCATCATGAATGCGCCACTGCAACGCCATGCACTGCCGCCGCAACAGGTGTGCGTTCACAGCGACGGCCTGCGCCTGCAAGCCTATATCTGGGACAAGACCGGAGCACCGACCCTGCTGCTGGTACATGGCTATCCGGACAATCATGAGATATGGCTACCACTGGT
It encodes:
- a CDS encoding MerR family transcriptional regulator translates to MTQASAFFQRLLGSAAPVAAAVAAEYTVDELAQAAQTTVRNVRAYQDRGLLPPPERRGRVGIYGGEHMARLRLIGQLLERGYSIVSIRELFEAWAQGRDLAHVLGLEQAIRGPGEPEQPGRLEFAELQAIFGSDLDDAVIDRAQALGLLQFAGDHLSVPSPRLFAAGVELYRAGIPLPALFDELESIRRHVEQVSTGIVQMIVGHLVNPLLQSSLPRADQLEGLSAQLLQLRPLVEQVVEAELARGLPVAANRELSERVHQLLQGFLQRN